Below is a window of Stappia sp. DNA.
AGCGCGGCCTACGATCCGGACCTGCGCGCCCGCCTCGTCGACGCGGCCCGCGCGGCGGGCCTGCGTCTCGGCGAGGGCGTCTACATGTGGTTTTCCGGCCCCTCCTTCGAGACGCCGGCCGAAATCCGCATGGCGCGGACGCTGGGCGCCGACGCGGTCGGCATGTCGACGGTGCCCGAGGTCATCCTCGCCCGCTTTCTGGGGCTCCGGGTCGCCGCCATCTCCACCATCACCAACTATGGCGCCGGATTGCAGGCGCATGCGCTCTCGCATGACGAGACCAAGGCGACGGCGCTCACCGCCGTCGACGGCCTCAAGACGCTGATCCGCCGCTTCGTGAAGGATCTTGCAAATGACTGAGTTGTCCGCAGACGCCGCCCGCGCGGTCGCGGCCCGCGCCCTGCCGCTCGTGGATCTCACCAACCTCGACGACGCCTGCACGCCGGACGACGTGGCGGCCCTGTGCGCGCGTGCGGTGACGCCGCATGGCGCGGTCGCGGCCGTGTGCCTGTGGCCGCGTTTCGTGGCCCAGGCGAAGACGGCGCTTGCCGGCACGGGCGTGAAGGTCGCGACGGTGGTGAACTTCCCCGCCGGCGGCGACGACACGTTGGCGGTCGTCGCCGAGACGCGCCAGGCGGTCGCCGACGGGGCGGACGAGATCGATCTCGTCATGCCCTATCGCGCCTTCGTCGCCGGGCGGCGCGGCTTCGCCGAGGAACAGATCCGCCGCGTCAAGGCCGCCTGCGGCGACGTGCTGCTGAAGGTCATTCTGGAGACGGGCGAGATCGGCGATCCGCTGCTGATCCATGCCGCCTCGGATGTGGCGATCGGCGCGGGCGCGGATTTCATCAAGACCTCGACCGGCAAGGTCGCCGTCAACGCGACGCCCGAGGCCGCCGAGGTCATGCTGACGGTGATCGAGGAGGTGCGCCGCGAGCATGGAGGCACGGTCGGCTTCAAGGCGGCCGGCGGCATTCGCACCGTGGCCGACGCGGCCCGCTATCTGGCGCTCGCCGACCGGATCCTCGGCGCCAACTGGGTGTCGGCGGCGACCTTCCGCTTCGGCGCAAGCGGCCTGCTCGATGCGCTCCTGGCCGCGCTGGACGGTCGGGCCGCGGACGCGGGCGAGGGGTACTGAACGTCATGCTCGCCCCCATGCTTGCACAGGAACTCATTCGCAAGAAGCGCGACGGCGGCACGCTGACGGCCGAGGAAATCGGGGTCTTCGTGAAGGGCCTCGCCGACGAGACGGTGACCGAGGGTCAGGTCGCGGCCCTCGCCATGGCGATCTTCTTCCGCAAGATGACGCGGGACGAGCGCGTCGCGCTGACGCTTGCCATGCGCGACAGCGGGACGGTGCTCGACTGGTCGGATCTCGACCG
It encodes the following:
- the deoC gene encoding deoxyribose-phosphate aldolase, producing MSADAARAVAARALPLVDLTNLDDACTPDDVAALCARAVTPHGAVAAVCLWPRFVAQAKTALAGTGVKVATVVNFPAGGDDTLAVVAETRQAVADGADEIDLVMPYRAFVAGRRGFAEEQIRRVKAACGDVLLKVILETGEIGDPLLIHAASDVAIGAGADFIKTSTGKVAVNATPEAAEVMLTVIEEVRREHGGTVGFKAAGGIRTVADAARYLALADRILGANWVSAATFRFGASGLLDALLAALDGRAADAGEGY